The Aedes aegypti strain LVP_AGWG chromosome 3, AaegL5.0 Primary Assembly, whole genome shotgun sequence genome contains a region encoding:
- the LOC5569430 gene encoding dihydropyrimidinase isoform X2: MHLWNNAKSLSFRKLSSKNLIAMDGTPAPSGESAQNRLYIKRGHVVNHDGMQQADIYIEDGSIRYVGSGADFVVPGGCRTIDATGKMIIPGGIDPHTHFQLEFGGTVAVDDFYQGTKAAVAGGTTTVIDFVIPKKGESLLEAYDTWRARADTKVVCDYGLHVAITWWSKSVRDEMKILCQERGVNSFKCFMAYKGLFQVTDSELYEIFETCKELGAVAQVHAENGDVIAKNVQKLLAAGVTGPEGHELSRTEEVEAEAVNRACVIAHQTKTPLYVTRVTSKLAAEQVSQARRRGLLVYGETLASSLGCSLTNVKPNTLAYYVTSPPIRPDPETPRHLMKFLALDDLQTTGSDNCTFNKNQKELGLGDFTKIPNGVNGVEDRMSVVWEKGVQTGLIDPQRFVAITSTNAAKIFNIYPRKGRIAPGSDADVLIWDPQAVRTISASTHHQACDFNIFEGMKCHGVPEYVIVHGRVCVENGLLRVAEGQGSFLETPINPPFVYDALNGITNRNGDDKEARNGLQNLDLNQKHDVPDSYALPDKYVPGPALSIISGDSAVSTPHSARGHRPDGTKDMQQSTFSISEEMDTSGNRACIRVKNPPGGKSSGFW, translated from the exons ATGCATCTGTGGAACAACGCAAAGAGTCTAAGTTTCCGCAAGTTGAGCTCTAAGAACCTCATCGCCATGGACGGAACGCCAGCACCATCTGGAGAG AGTGCACAAAACCGACTGTACATCAAACGGGGTCACGTGGTAAACCACGATGGAATGCAACAGGCGGATATCTACATCGAGGACGGAAGTATCAG ATATGTTGGATCCGGTGCAGACTTTGTCGTTCCGGGAGGCTGCCGCACGATAGACGCTACCGGAAAGATGATTATACCCGGTGGTATCGATCCGCACACACACTTCCAGCTGGAGTTCGGTGGCACCGTTGCGGTGGATGATTTCTACCAGGGAACCAAAGCGGCCGTCGCCGGTGGAACCACCACAGTCA ttgatttcgtCATTCCGAAAAAGGGCGAATCGCTCCTGGAAGCGTACGACACATGGCGAGCACGTGCCGATACCAAAGTGGTTTGCGACTACGGTCTGCACGTGGCCATCACTTGGTGGTCCAAATCGGTTCGCGACGAGATGAAGATCCTGTGCCAAGAGCGTGGCGTAAACTCGTTCAAATGCTTCATGGCGTACAAGGGCCTGTTCCAGGTCACCGATAGTGAACTGTACGAGATATTCGAAACGTGCAAGGAACTGGGAGCGGTGGCCCAGGTACATGCCGAAAACGGAGACGTCATCGCCAAGAACGTTCAAAAGCTGCTGGCCGCCGGAGTTACCGGTCCGGAAGGTCACGAACTGTCGCGCACCGAGGAAGTGGAGGCCGAAGCGGTCAACAGGGCTTGCGTGATTGCGCACCAG ACCAAGACACCGCTCTACGTCACCAGGGTAACAAGTAAGCTGGCTGCCGAGCAGGTGTCCCAAGCGAGAAGGCGTGGCCTACTTGTGTACGGTGAAACGCTGGCCAGCTCCCTTGGCTGTTCACTAACCAATGTTAAACCTAACACGCTGGCCTACTACGTGACCAGTCCGCCCATTCGCCCGGATCCTGAAACTCCGCGACATCTGATGAAGTTCCTGGCGTT GGACGATCTGCAAACGACCGGCAGCGATAACTGCACCTTCAATAAGAACCAGAAAGAACTCGGCCTTGGCGACTTTACTAAGATTCCTAACGGCGTCAACGGTGTCGAGGACCGGATGTCCGTCGTCTGGGAGAAAGGTGTCCAGACGGGACTGATCGACCCGCAACGGTTCGTTGCCATCACCAGTACAAATGCGGCCAAAATCTTCAATATCTACCCGCGCAAGGGCCGTATCGCTCCGGGCTCGGATGCGGATGTTCTTATCTGGGATCCGCAGGCGGTCCGTACCATTTCTGCCTCTACTCATCATCAGGCTTGCGACTTCAACATCTTCGAGGGCATGAAGTGCCACGGCGTACCGGAGTACGTGATCGTCCATGGCCGGGTTTGCGTCGAGAATGGATTGTTGCGGGTGGCCGAGGGACAAGGTTCGTTCCTGGAAACGCCAATCAATCCACCGTTCGTTTACGATGCACTGAACGGAATCACCAACCGGAACGGAGATGACAAGGAAGCTCGCAATGGGCTGCAAAACTTGGATTTGAACCAGAAGCACGACGTTCCGGACTCGTATGCTTTGCCGGATAAGTACGTTCCCGGACCTGCTCTGAGCATTATCTCTGGCGATTCGGCCGTCAGCACGCCGCACAGTGCACGAGGTCACCGACCTGATGGGACCAAGGATATGCAGCAATCGACGTTCTCGATCAGTG
- the LOC5569430 gene encoding dihydropyrimidinase isoform X5 yields the protein MAAPVAPVKKVPIHLQSAQNRLYIKRGHVVNHDGMQQADIYIEDGSIRYVGSGADFVVPGGCRTIDATGKMIIPGGIDPHTHFQLEFGGTVAVDDFYQGTKAAVAGGTTTVIDFVIPKKGESLLEAYDTWRARADTKVVCDYGLHVAITWWSKSVRDEMKILCQERGVNSFKCFMAYKGLFQVTDSELYEIFETCKELGAVAQVHAENGDVIAKNVQKLLAAGVTGPEGHELSRTEEVEAEAVNRACVIAHQTKCPLYVVHVMSKSAGIELARARQRYNGVGIFGETLAAALGTDGTHYTDQCWHHAAAHVLSPPLRPDPTTPEFLMKLLAQ from the exons ATGGCGGCGCCAGTAGCACCAGTTAAGAAAGTGCCGATACATTTACAG AGTGCACAAAACCGACTGTACATCAAACGGGGTCACGTGGTAAACCACGATGGAATGCAACAGGCGGATATCTACATCGAGGACGGAAGTATCAG ATATGTTGGATCCGGTGCAGACTTTGTCGTTCCGGGAGGCTGCCGCACGATAGACGCTACCGGAAAGATGATTATACCCGGTGGTATCGATCCGCACACACACTTCCAGCTGGAGTTCGGTGGCACCGTTGCGGTGGATGATTTCTACCAGGGAACCAAAGCGGCCGTCGCCGGTGGAACCACCACAGTCA ttgatttcgtCATTCCGAAAAAGGGCGAATCGCTCCTGGAAGCGTACGACACATGGCGAGCACGTGCCGATACCAAAGTGGTTTGCGACTACGGTCTGCACGTGGCCATCACTTGGTGGTCCAAATCGGTTCGCGACGAGATGAAGATCCTGTGCCAAGAGCGTGGCGTAAACTCGTTCAAATGCTTCATGGCGTACAAGGGCCTGTTCCAGGTCACCGATAGTGAACTGTACGAGATATTCGAAACGTGCAAGGAACTGGGAGCGGTGGCCCAGGTACATGCCGAAAACGGAGACGTCATCGCCAAGAACGTTCAAAAGCTGCTGGCCGCCGGAGTTACCGGTCCGGAAGGTCACGAACTGTCGCGCACCGAGGAAGTGGAGGCCGAAGCGGTCAACAGGGCTTGCGTGATTGCGCACCAG ACCAAGTGTCCCCTGTACGTAGTGCATGTGATGAGCAAATCGGCCGGAATCGAGCTTGCACGTGCTCGCCAACGGTACAACGGTGTAGGTATCTTCGGGGAAACCTTGGCCGCTGCCCTTGGCACCGATGGCACGCACTACACCGATCAGTGCTGGCATCACGCCGCAGCCCATGTCCTCAGTCCTCCTCTCCGGCCGGATCCGACGAcaccagaatttttgatgaaattgctCGCCCAGTAA
- the LOC5569430 gene encoding dihydropyrimidinase isoform X4, whose protein sequence is MAAPVAPVKKVPIHLQSAQNRLYIKRGHVVNHDGMQQADIYIEDGSIRYVGSGADFVVPGGCRTIDATGKMIIPGGIDPHTHFQLEFGGTVAVDDFYQGTKAAVAGGTTTVIDFVIPKKGESLLEAYDTWRARADTKVVCDYGLHVAITWWSKSVRDEMKILCQERGVNSFKCFMAYKGLFQVTDSELYEIFETCKELGAVAQVHAENGDVIAKNVQKLLAAGVTGPEGHELSRTEEVEAEAVNRACVIAHQTKTPLYVTRVTSKLAAEQVSQARRRGLLVYGETLASSLGCSLTNVKPNTLAYYVTSPPIRPDPETPRHLMKFLALDDLQTTGSDNCTFNKNQKELGLGDFTKIPNGVNGVEDRMSVVWEKGVQTGLIDPQRFVAITSTNAAKIFNIYPRKGRIAPGSDADVLIWDPQAVRTISASTHHQACDFNIFEGMKCHGVPEYVIVHGRVCVENGLLRVAEGQGSFLETPINPPFVYDALNGITNRNGDDKEARNGLQNLDLNQKHDVPDSYALPDKYVPGPALSIISGDSAVSTPHSARGHRPDGTKDMQQSTFSISEEMDTSGNRACIRVKNPPGGKSSGFW, encoded by the exons ATGGCGGCGCCAGTAGCACCAGTTAAGAAAGTGCCGATACATTTACAG AGTGCACAAAACCGACTGTACATCAAACGGGGTCACGTGGTAAACCACGATGGAATGCAACAGGCGGATATCTACATCGAGGACGGAAGTATCAG ATATGTTGGATCCGGTGCAGACTTTGTCGTTCCGGGAGGCTGCCGCACGATAGACGCTACCGGAAAGATGATTATACCCGGTGGTATCGATCCGCACACACACTTCCAGCTGGAGTTCGGTGGCACCGTTGCGGTGGATGATTTCTACCAGGGAACCAAAGCGGCCGTCGCCGGTGGAACCACCACAGTCA ttgatttcgtCATTCCGAAAAAGGGCGAATCGCTCCTGGAAGCGTACGACACATGGCGAGCACGTGCCGATACCAAAGTGGTTTGCGACTACGGTCTGCACGTGGCCATCACTTGGTGGTCCAAATCGGTTCGCGACGAGATGAAGATCCTGTGCCAAGAGCGTGGCGTAAACTCGTTCAAATGCTTCATGGCGTACAAGGGCCTGTTCCAGGTCACCGATAGTGAACTGTACGAGATATTCGAAACGTGCAAGGAACTGGGAGCGGTGGCCCAGGTACATGCCGAAAACGGAGACGTCATCGCCAAGAACGTTCAAAAGCTGCTGGCCGCCGGAGTTACCGGTCCGGAAGGTCACGAACTGTCGCGCACCGAGGAAGTGGAGGCCGAAGCGGTCAACAGGGCTTGCGTGATTGCGCACCAG ACCAAGACACCGCTCTACGTCACCAGGGTAACAAGTAAGCTGGCTGCCGAGCAGGTGTCCCAAGCGAGAAGGCGTGGCCTACTTGTGTACGGTGAAACGCTGGCCAGCTCCCTTGGCTGTTCACTAACCAATGTTAAACCTAACACGCTGGCCTACTACGTGACCAGTCCGCCCATTCGCCCGGATCCTGAAACTCCGCGACATCTGATGAAGTTCCTGGCGTT GGACGATCTGCAAACGACCGGCAGCGATAACTGCACCTTCAATAAGAACCAGAAAGAACTCGGCCTTGGCGACTTTACTAAGATTCCTAACGGCGTCAACGGTGTCGAGGACCGGATGTCCGTCGTCTGGGAGAAAGGTGTCCAGACGGGACTGATCGACCCGCAACGGTTCGTTGCCATCACCAGTACAAATGCGGCCAAAATCTTCAATATCTACCCGCGCAAGGGCCGTATCGCTCCGGGCTCGGATGCGGATGTTCTTATCTGGGATCCGCAGGCGGTCCGTACCATTTCTGCCTCTACTCATCATCAGGCTTGCGACTTCAACATCTTCGAGGGCATGAAGTGCCACGGCGTACCGGAGTACGTGATCGTCCATGGCCGGGTTTGCGTCGAGAATGGATTGTTGCGGGTGGCCGAGGGACAAGGTTCGTTCCTGGAAACGCCAATCAATCCACCGTTCGTTTACGATGCACTGAACGGAATCACCAACCGGAACGGAGATGACAAGGAAGCTCGCAATGGGCTGCAAAACTTGGATTTGAACCAGAAGCACGACGTTCCGGACTCGTATGCTTTGCCGGATAAGTACGTTCCCGGACCTGCTCTGAGCATTATCTCTGGCGATTCGGCCGTCAGCACGCCGCACAGTGCACGAGGTCACCGACCTGATGGGACCAAGGATATGCAGCAATCGACGTTCTCGATCAGTG
- the LOC5569430 gene encoding dihydropyrimidinase isoform X1: MHLWNNAKSLSFRKLSSKNLIAMDGTPAPSGESAQNRLYIKRGHVVNHDGMQQADIYIEDGSIRYVGSGADFVVPGGCRTIDATGKMIIPGGIDPHTHFQLEFGGTVAVDDFYQGTKAAVAGGTTTVIDFVIPKKGESLLEAYDTWRARADTKVVCDYGLHVAITWWSKSVRDEMKILCQERGVNSFKCFMAYKGLFQVTDSELYEIFETCKELGAVAQVHAENGDVIAKNVQKLLAAGVTGPEGHELSRTEEVEAEAVNRACVIAHQTKCPLYVVHVMSKSAGIELARARQRYNGVGIFGETLAAALGTDGTHYTDQCWHHAAAHVLSPPLRPDPTTPEFLMKLLAQDDLQTTGSDNCTFNKNQKELGLGDFTKIPNGVNGVEDRMSVVWEKGVQTGLIDPQRFVAITSTNAAKIFNIYPRKGRIAPGSDADVLIWDPQAVRTISASTHHQACDFNIFEGMKCHGVPEYVIVHGRVCVENGLLRVAEGQGSFLETPINPPFVYDALNGITNRNGDDKEARNGLQNLDLNQKHDVPDSYALPDKYVPGPALSIISGDSAVSTPHSARGHRPDGTKDMQQSTFSISEEMDTSGNRACIRVKNPPGGKSSGFW, translated from the exons ATGCATCTGTGGAACAACGCAAAGAGTCTAAGTTTCCGCAAGTTGAGCTCTAAGAACCTCATCGCCATGGACGGAACGCCAGCACCATCTGGAGAG AGTGCACAAAACCGACTGTACATCAAACGGGGTCACGTGGTAAACCACGATGGAATGCAACAGGCGGATATCTACATCGAGGACGGAAGTATCAG ATATGTTGGATCCGGTGCAGACTTTGTCGTTCCGGGAGGCTGCCGCACGATAGACGCTACCGGAAAGATGATTATACCCGGTGGTATCGATCCGCACACACACTTCCAGCTGGAGTTCGGTGGCACCGTTGCGGTGGATGATTTCTACCAGGGAACCAAAGCGGCCGTCGCCGGTGGAACCACCACAGTCA ttgatttcgtCATTCCGAAAAAGGGCGAATCGCTCCTGGAAGCGTACGACACATGGCGAGCACGTGCCGATACCAAAGTGGTTTGCGACTACGGTCTGCACGTGGCCATCACTTGGTGGTCCAAATCGGTTCGCGACGAGATGAAGATCCTGTGCCAAGAGCGTGGCGTAAACTCGTTCAAATGCTTCATGGCGTACAAGGGCCTGTTCCAGGTCACCGATAGTGAACTGTACGAGATATTCGAAACGTGCAAGGAACTGGGAGCGGTGGCCCAGGTACATGCCGAAAACGGAGACGTCATCGCCAAGAACGTTCAAAAGCTGCTGGCCGCCGGAGTTACCGGTCCGGAAGGTCACGAACTGTCGCGCACCGAGGAAGTGGAGGCCGAAGCGGTCAACAGGGCTTGCGTGATTGCGCACCAG ACCAAGTGTCCCCTGTACGTAGTGCATGTGATGAGCAAATCGGCCGGAATCGAGCTTGCACGTGCTCGCCAACGGTACAACGGTGTAGGTATCTTCGGGGAAACCTTGGCCGCTGCCCTTGGCACCGATGGCACGCACTACACCGATCAGTGCTGGCATCACGCCGCAGCCCATGTCCTCAGTCCTCCTCTCCGGCCGGATCCGACGAcaccagaatttttgatgaaattgctCGCCCA GGACGATCTGCAAACGACCGGCAGCGATAACTGCACCTTCAATAAGAACCAGAAAGAACTCGGCCTTGGCGACTTTACTAAGATTCCTAACGGCGTCAACGGTGTCGAGGACCGGATGTCCGTCGTCTGGGAGAAAGGTGTCCAGACGGGACTGATCGACCCGCAACGGTTCGTTGCCATCACCAGTACAAATGCGGCCAAAATCTTCAATATCTACCCGCGCAAGGGCCGTATCGCTCCGGGCTCGGATGCGGATGTTCTTATCTGGGATCCGCAGGCGGTCCGTACCATTTCTGCCTCTACTCATCATCAGGCTTGCGACTTCAACATCTTCGAGGGCATGAAGTGCCACGGCGTACCGGAGTACGTGATCGTCCATGGCCGGGTTTGCGTCGAGAATGGATTGTTGCGGGTGGCCGAGGGACAAGGTTCGTTCCTGGAAACGCCAATCAATCCACCGTTCGTTTACGATGCACTGAACGGAATCACCAACCGGAACGGAGATGACAAGGAAGCTCGCAATGGGCTGCAAAACTTGGATTTGAACCAGAAGCACGACGTTCCGGACTCGTATGCTTTGCCGGATAAGTACGTTCCCGGACCTGCTCTGAGCATTATCTCTGGCGATTCGGCCGTCAGCACGCCGCACAGTGCACGAGGTCACCGACCTGATGGGACCAAGGATATGCAGCAATCGACGTTCTCGATCAGTG
- the LOC5569430 gene encoding dihydropyrimidinase isoform X3, translating into MAAPVAPVKKVPIHLQSAQNRLYIKRGHVVNHDGMQQADIYIEDGSIRYVGSGADFVVPGGCRTIDATGKMIIPGGIDPHTHFQLEFGGTVAVDDFYQGTKAAVAGGTTTVIDFVIPKKGESLLEAYDTWRARADTKVVCDYGLHVAITWWSKSVRDEMKILCQERGVNSFKCFMAYKGLFQVTDSELYEIFETCKELGAVAQVHAENGDVIAKNVQKLLAAGVTGPEGHELSRTEEVEAEAVNRACVIAHQTKCPLYVVHVMSKSAGIELARARQRYNGVGIFGETLAAALGTDGTHYTDQCWHHAAAHVLSPPLRPDPTTPEFLMKLLAQDDLQTTGSDNCTFNKNQKELGLGDFTKIPNGVNGVEDRMSVVWEKGVQTGLIDPQRFVAITSTNAAKIFNIYPRKGRIAPGSDADVLIWDPQAVRTISASTHHQACDFNIFEGMKCHGVPEYVIVHGRVCVENGLLRVAEGQGSFLETPINPPFVYDALNGITNRNGDDKEARNGLQNLDLNQKHDVPDSYALPDKYVPGPALSIISGDSAVSTPHSARGHRPDGTKDMQQSTFSISEEMDTSGNRACIRVKNPPGGKSSGFW; encoded by the exons ATGGCGGCGCCAGTAGCACCAGTTAAGAAAGTGCCGATACATTTACAG AGTGCACAAAACCGACTGTACATCAAACGGGGTCACGTGGTAAACCACGATGGAATGCAACAGGCGGATATCTACATCGAGGACGGAAGTATCAG ATATGTTGGATCCGGTGCAGACTTTGTCGTTCCGGGAGGCTGCCGCACGATAGACGCTACCGGAAAGATGATTATACCCGGTGGTATCGATCCGCACACACACTTCCAGCTGGAGTTCGGTGGCACCGTTGCGGTGGATGATTTCTACCAGGGAACCAAAGCGGCCGTCGCCGGTGGAACCACCACAGTCA ttgatttcgtCATTCCGAAAAAGGGCGAATCGCTCCTGGAAGCGTACGACACATGGCGAGCACGTGCCGATACCAAAGTGGTTTGCGACTACGGTCTGCACGTGGCCATCACTTGGTGGTCCAAATCGGTTCGCGACGAGATGAAGATCCTGTGCCAAGAGCGTGGCGTAAACTCGTTCAAATGCTTCATGGCGTACAAGGGCCTGTTCCAGGTCACCGATAGTGAACTGTACGAGATATTCGAAACGTGCAAGGAACTGGGAGCGGTGGCCCAGGTACATGCCGAAAACGGAGACGTCATCGCCAAGAACGTTCAAAAGCTGCTGGCCGCCGGAGTTACCGGTCCGGAAGGTCACGAACTGTCGCGCACCGAGGAAGTGGAGGCCGAAGCGGTCAACAGGGCTTGCGTGATTGCGCACCAG ACCAAGTGTCCCCTGTACGTAGTGCATGTGATGAGCAAATCGGCCGGAATCGAGCTTGCACGTGCTCGCCAACGGTACAACGGTGTAGGTATCTTCGGGGAAACCTTGGCCGCTGCCCTTGGCACCGATGGCACGCACTACACCGATCAGTGCTGGCATCACGCCGCAGCCCATGTCCTCAGTCCTCCTCTCCGGCCGGATCCGACGAcaccagaatttttgatgaaattgctCGCCCA GGACGATCTGCAAACGACCGGCAGCGATAACTGCACCTTCAATAAGAACCAGAAAGAACTCGGCCTTGGCGACTTTACTAAGATTCCTAACGGCGTCAACGGTGTCGAGGACCGGATGTCCGTCGTCTGGGAGAAAGGTGTCCAGACGGGACTGATCGACCCGCAACGGTTCGTTGCCATCACCAGTACAAATGCGGCCAAAATCTTCAATATCTACCCGCGCAAGGGCCGTATCGCTCCGGGCTCGGATGCGGATGTTCTTATCTGGGATCCGCAGGCGGTCCGTACCATTTCTGCCTCTACTCATCATCAGGCTTGCGACTTCAACATCTTCGAGGGCATGAAGTGCCACGGCGTACCGGAGTACGTGATCGTCCATGGCCGGGTTTGCGTCGAGAATGGATTGTTGCGGGTGGCCGAGGGACAAGGTTCGTTCCTGGAAACGCCAATCAATCCACCGTTCGTTTACGATGCACTGAACGGAATCACCAACCGGAACGGAGATGACAAGGAAGCTCGCAATGGGCTGCAAAACTTGGATTTGAACCAGAAGCACGACGTTCCGGACTCGTATGCTTTGCCGGATAAGTACGTTCCCGGACCTGCTCTGAGCATTATCTCTGGCGATTCGGCCGTCAGCACGCCGCACAGTGCACGAGGTCACCGACCTGATGGGACCAAGGATATGCAGCAATCGACGTTCTCGATCAGTG